The Indicator indicator isolate 239-I01 chromosome 21, UM_Iind_1.1, whole genome shotgun sequence region ATTCATGCTCTGAGATATGCATCCAGCATCTGTGTCTATGAGGTTCTCACTTGAGCTTCCTCTGTGCTCAGTGGAGAAAACCATTACCAACTGAAGCAGTCCCCTTCTGCAGTAATGACCTAATGCTGTGCCTCCAGTTGGCCTTCTGGATGTAGGTGTACACCTCTCCCTTTCAACTAGAAAGGGAGCCTAGAGAAGGAGCTTTGATTCCAGCATCTTTTAGATGGCTATGCTTAGAGAAGATCAGTCACAAACCACAGTACTTACCCAATTACTGGGGCTCCAGAAGATGCCAAAGACTGAGAGAGATGTTCTTGTCTTGTTAAAGCAGTTCTTACCTGGCTGACTACTCTTCTTAAGGCACATTTGACTTCTTTGTTCCTCAGACTGTAGATTATGGGGTTTAGCAGGGGGGTGAGGATTTCATACAGCATGGAAACTATCCTGTCCTGATGAGGTGAGTAGGTGGAGGAAGGTCGTACATATGTGCAGATGGTGGTCCCATAGAAAAGGCATACAACTGTCAAGTGAGAACCACAAGTGGAGAAAGCTTTGTGCCTGCTCTCAGAAGACCTCATGCTCAGGATGGCCAAGAGGATACAGATATAAGAGATCAGAGTGATCACAAAGGCACTGCCTCCGACGACCCCACCGACAAGGAGAATGACCAGCTCCCTGCTGTAGGTAGGCAAGCAGGAGAGGGCCAGCACAGGGGGAATGTCACAGTAATACTGGTTAACCTTATTAAAACCACAGAAAGAGAGTGTAAAAATCAAAGAGGTGTGCAACAGGGAATTAACAATCCCCACTAGCCAGGTGCCAATGGCTAGGTGAGCACACAGCTTCATGCTCACAATGTTCATGTACTGCAGCGGGTGACATATGGCAACGTAACGGTCGTAGGCCATCACAGCCAAGAGGAAAACCTCTGTGCCTACAACATCAATGAGGAAGAAGAGCTGGAGCATGCAGCCagtgaaggaaataattttgttcTCAAGCAACAAGACATCCAGCATCTTTGGCACAGTGATAGTGGGACATAAGATATCCAGTAGGGATAAGTTGCCAAGAAAGAAGTACATGGGGTTGTGCAAACGGGTGTCTGTGCTAATGGCAGTAAGGAACATGATGTTGCCTGCCATGGTGGCCAAATAAATAAtcaaaaacagcacaaagagaagaaaacggACTTGGGGAGCATCAGAAAGGCCTACAAGAACAAATTCTGACACTGTTGATAAGTTGACCCTCTGCATCTTCTCTTTCATTGTGGAAATGCTTGCAGAGGTTTacctggaagaaagaaaaattgcaaCTTAGTCCAAATGGCATCCAACGTCTGGTTTGCAGTTCAAAATCACCAGTGCAAGTCTGCACTGGCACACAGAAGCTTGAGAGGGACCTAAGGCAAAGCTTAAACCACCATAAGATACTTCAGTCAGCAGAAACAGAAGGCACATGGTGCTTTCAATCACATCTCTAAACAGGGAGCATGCAGGTGAAGTACAACAGAAGCTTCACACAAACACTCACTGCATTGACTGTGTTGTCCTCTGCATCTCCAGGAAAGGTGACTTCCCTTTTGAATCTTTCTACTTCTGATTAAAACATCCACATAATACAGAACAAGGACTTAACAGCTCCTGAGCCGGCAGTGAAGAAGCGATGAGTCCTGATTTAGCAGCACAGGAACATTCACACATCTGCAGGTACTGGCAGAAGTGCCACCTTGGCCTCATTTCTTTAATGAGGTTTTATAAATGTGTAGGTGTATCTGGGGAGGAATGTCtctgaagcctttttttttttagcctttcTTTCCTGGATGTCATCTGCATTGCATACATGAGATGTTCAGAATGCTGCCAAAGGAGGCTAGAAATATGAGAAACTGTTTCCTCCCCTTGAATCCTTTGATTCCTGTGGCTTCCATGTTGTAGGACCTTTTTAAAAGCACTGTGGTTTGATACTGGAGTCTACTCCCAGTTACAAGTACTAGATGGTGGCACtcatgaggagaaggctgagaggagatcttatgaacgcttataaatatctgaggggtgggtgtcaagataaAGGTGGGTGGTGCTCAAcgacaagacaaggaacagtgggtacaagctagaacacaggaggtttcacctctgtgtcggtgtgagctgaaattcctcccccccccactgacaataaccaggctagcccagtctggaagcaaatgaaaagctgtatttacaagcagatgaaatgcaatgaatatgtacaaatatacaaaattcacaacatttacaaatatatacaatcaacagaaaagcacaaccaagctccctttgcttccccccaaggggaccctcccaaagggggcatccctctcccaggagcttccccccccagacccccctggacagagaagcagagtttagttagagcagaaagttgttaacttaactgccaaggtcagtgtgttatcttcagccagaagagaagaagaaacagcagccagacagcccagcaactgcccccactgcagaatgcagaatgtgcagagtgcctaccttgttttgggtaatagttcttaaacatttctatctatccaatggaagtgtttagaacaatcattattttgctttcttacacccaatagtgacttatttactttctttcactttctctgttctgaactttgcaaggaaaaattaaaaagacagtttcaaaccaccacaacctcaaactttactgtgaaggtgacagagcgctgaagcaggctgcctagagaggttgtggagtcgttttctctggagactcaaaacccacctggatgcattcctgtgtggcctgtggaggtcccttccaacccttaccattctgtgattctccaggTCCTGCAGCCCACCTCAGGTGCCATTCCAGGTTACTAAAGTTCTACACCCCACAGGAGTCCAGTCTTCCAGGTTCTTTAAATTAAACTTCTCATTGCTTGACTACAAATCATTGGGTCAGAATAAAACTGGCAACAGGTCTATCCCTCCAAGGTTGTGTAGAGTGGTGACTGGAATGAAGCTGTGTGGTCTAGATACCTGGGTTCTACACTTGGCCCTAGGGCCATCAgatacagaatcagagaatggcttaagttggaagggcccttagagatcatctactccgaCCTCCCCACCGTGGTCAGCGATGCCTTTCAACTAGACTCCACTGctaaaggcctcatccagcctggccacccccagggaggaggcaaccacagcctccctgggcagcctattccagagtcctaCCATGcttatactgaagaacttcttaagatgcagtctaaccctgctctccctcagcttcaaaccattcccccttgccttATCTCTAGACAccattatgaaaagtccctctccagccttcctgaaggatcccttcaggtattggaaggcagctctaaggtcacccCAAAGTCTTCTCCTCTATATGatggacaaccccagctccctcagcctatcctcatagcagaggttctccagcccttggatcttctttgtggccctcctctggactcactccaacagctgtgTCCTACTTTTTTTCATGTCCTACTTCTTCTGAAGTTTCACCACAAAGAACAGACCTAATCACTTCATAATAAGCATGCCTGGCAGAATGAGATACAACAAAGTGATCAGTCTCATCCATAGCTGTGAGAAGAACGAGAACTGCAGCCTTCCATCTTCCTAAACTGGTTCCATGCCACTTCCACTGCCAGCTACCCACTGAACGGCCATGAGAGGGCAATACCTCCTGCAAAACCTCTCTGTTGTTCAAGGCTTCAAAGTGCCAACAGTCCAGAAGTGATGTTCTAATAGTGGTCATGGAAAGGGGCCTTCCACACTATTTGCTTTGTGGTATTTTTAATCTGAGGCCTCATGTCTGAAGCCCAGTGCTGATAATCCAACCTTAGTACTTCACAGTGCTTGACGTTCTGCTGAACCACCTGCCTAATGTAcatgtggcagcagctggctggccaAAATGAAGACTTCTAAAGAGTGCTAATGTTCACAGGTATAAATGACATCCTAATCAACCTTAAGGGTCTTCTTTTGGGGTGGGATGTGTTGGCCCCATCAAGGTGGCAGTCACCCAGCACTTTGGGCTGCTGGCTCTTAACTCCTCATCTTGTATGCTTGCAGGGATGTTCTTAGTTGGGTTGTTAGAAGTAAAAACACAGGAAGAATATTTGAGGTAGGCTTTCAATCTGATCTAATCAGGCTTTCCATTTAATGAGCTTATTTGTGACCTTGTTGGCCCTACACTACAAAGGTCTAACCTCCAGGTTTGTGATGCCTCTGGACCATGCCACATGCAAACAGCCTTTAAGCTCTCAAGAAAACCATCAGCTACCAAAAGCTTCTCAGCTGTCATGCTGAGGTTTTAATCTTTTTCATTCTCCATATTCATGCAAAGGTCTCAGGAAACATtgctcaggagaaaaaaaaaaatagtccttATGCCCAAATGCCAGTAGATGTGACAtgttcagcacaggagagacatggagctgttggagcaagcccagggaaggccacaacaatgatggAAACCCTCAgctttgaggccaggctgagagagttggggctgttcagcctggaggagagagggCTCTAGGGAGAACTTCAGGTGGCCTTTAAGTGCTTCAAGGGGACaaagaagaaagctgaggacagacttttaagcagggcctgttgtgacaggacaaggactgatggtttggaactaacagagggagattcagactggagagaaggaagaaattgttgacactgagggtggtgagagcctgtcccagggtgcccagagaggtgggagctgccccagccctggcaccactgcaggtcaggttgtgtggggctctgaacaacctgctgtggtcggggctgtccctgctgactgcagggggcttggactaagatgagctttgaaggtctcttccaagcccaaTCATTCtctagttctatgattctgtattacCTGTAGAAAGAGTTTTCTgcctcatggtaaaaaaaaaaaaaaaaaaaaaaaaatttgaaattTACCAAGTATTCCTCATCTTGTAATACCTCAAAGCAGTCTGGAGATACCTAGATGGTGTAAATCCCTCCAGTGCTGCTATCCCGTACCCCTGGGTTGCTGATACACAGAGTACAGTGGAAACTGTACTagggcagctctgggcttgCCTTATGTTTCAAGAACCATTTCTGAGCTGAGCTTTTGTTGTGAAGACCAAATTCATTAGGCCACAGCATGTCACTGGACACCCAGTGTTTGAAACCAGCCCCAGCCAAGCAGTTTTAAAGCTGTACCCCTCAACAGTTTGCTGCTTTACCCACAGCCTTTAAATAAAATTGGTTAGACCAAGACCTCCTTAGGTTTCTTGGGCCTTAACCAAAACATTGTGGAGACCCTAACcagttttcaaaatattttttttccctttgaggtAATTCCAACACTTTCTAGATTAGGGCAGATGATTACACCTGAGTGGAAGCCCAGAGAGCTGCTAATTTCTAGGAGAGAAAGAATGAGATGTTAATGATGCACAGTGGAGCCAATTTACACACCCTTTACAAACTCTCCTGCCAACTTGCACTGTTGCAGTTTGTCAGACACCAACTTTTTAACAGCATCTACTGAGGCCTTGTTACAATTGTCCCAAGCGGTTTGCTGGAGAGACAAATCGGTTGTAGGAAATTGCTTGTCTTGAGGCACAGCCTCCCAAGAACCACAAGGGATTTGTGTTTGGCTTCCTTGTCAAAAATCAGAGTGACCATTTCACATCAATGCGTGAAATGGTCTGcatggaaaaaagcaaaggagatAGCGAGGTCGGTGTGGACATGGAACCAGccagcctggaaaaaaacctttaaggtCGTTGAGTCCAAACACTATCCAGCTTTtcccaagtctggtgctaaaccacatccttcagcacatctctgtctcccttaaacacctccagagatgtggATTCAACCACTCTGGGCACCCTACCCCTGtgttggagaaccctttcagtgaaatttcatctaacatccaacctaaagctcccctggtgcaacttgaagccatttcctctcatcccatcccttcttactagggagaagagaccaacctccacctagctccagcctcctttcagggtgttgtagagactcacaaggtctcccctcagcctccttttctccagactgaacaaccccaggtccctcagctgctcctcaccagccctgttctccagacccttcaccacccttctctggacccactccagcccctcaaggtctttttttttatagtgagaggcccaaaactgaacactgtactgaaggtgtgacctcagcagtgcccagaacaggagaaaaatcacttccctgatcctgctggtcacaccctTGCTGGTCCAGGCCAGGATCCTGGtaaccttcttggccacttgagcacactagtggctcatattcagcctgCTGTTGATCTACACCCTCTACTGGGCAACTTCCCAGatactctattttttttttgtgtgtgtgtgtgtgtgtgtgtgtgtgtgtttatgtccTTAGAGGTagaacaaagacagaaaaagctgAAATTCAGCACTGGTTCTGATGAGGTCTTATTATCAGACAGAAATTTTGTCATTTACTAACCATTACCAGCCTGGTGCATACATCTGGCACACTCCTTCCTTTCCACCTCCCCACCACAAAGATTTCTTCTTCATGGGACATCCCATAACGATGAGCAGTTAAAAAAATGGCAGTTGAGAAATCCTGTGTTGGGCAAAAACGTCCATCACTGACACAGGCTGTCAGATAGATTACCTCATAAGAGAAAAGCTTTCCCAGTAAAACAAATAAAGTGAGACAATGAGTCCCACATGAGGTCCTTTCTAGTTTTAAGGTCCATGGGGTCTTGCTCCACAGCCTTGTTaccatggagcaggctggagaCAAGACTGAGCCTTGAATTCCCTCAGAGATCCAAACTGAACCACTCTGAAACACTGTCAAGGAGAAAAGTCACTCAGCATGGTCACCAACTTTTCAAAACCCCACTCTGACAGCACCCAAAGGGTCTCTCATTGTGCCCAGAATGTTGATCCTGCCTACTGCGGTCTCTTTGCCACCTTTTCTGGGGTGTTGGAGCAGGCAAGGTTGCTTTGGGCAGCAGATTGCCAATGGCAAAAAAATGGCCATGACCCCCAAGACAGCAGGGGACTGGGGTgtcagagcctggcccaggctgcccagggcagtggtggaatcttcgtgcctggaggggttttaaagctgtggagatgtggtgctgagggacaaggtttagtggtgactttgcagtgctgggttaagggttggactttaccttagaggtcttttccagccaaaccattctgtgaatctataaaTAGAGGGTGGCAATAGAAGGAGGTTACTGAAGCAGGAAGTGCACTTGAGGGCAGAATGTGGTcaagcagctgcaggactggactgggctctgcaggctgcgagtgctggcagtgccaggaagaGCTCTAGCCCAAGCTGGGGGTGTAGAAGACCTCATTACAGGCAGTAAGAGACAGCAAAGTGACCAGAAACCACCATGATAAACTCAGCAGACATGCCCTTAGTTTGCACAGAGGAATGGTTCTGCACCTAGGCTCAACACCATTGCCATCCCCTGATTTGTCCCCAAAGTCCAGCTCAGACACCTCTGCTATTTCAATCTGCCCTCACCCCCATGAAGATGTGGGGACATCTTTCCCATGAACCATTCCTGGAAGAGATCTACATTCCCAATTATTTTCAGCTAAATCTTGTATGCTTTAAAAACCGGCCTGACAGACATAAGTACAGAATTATTTCATCCTCAAACACT contains the following coding sequences:
- the LOC128974211 gene encoding olfactory receptor 5V1-like, with protein sequence MQRVNLSTVSEFVLVGLSDAPQVRFLLFVLFLIIYLATMAGNIMFLTAISTDTRLHNPMYFFLGNLSLLDILCPTITVPKMLDVLLLENKIISFTGCMLQLFFLIDVVGTEVFLLAVMAYDRYVAICHPLQYMNIVSMKLCAHLAIGTWLVGIVNSLLHTSLIFTLSFCGFNKVNQYYCDIPPVLALSCLPTYSRELVILLVGGVVGGSAFVITLISYICILLAILSMRSSESRHKAFSTCGSHLTVVCLFYGTTICTYVRPSSTYSPHQDRIVSMLYEILTPLLNPIIYSLRNKEVKCALRRVVSQVRTALTRQEHLSQSLASSGAPVIG